One segment of Setaria viridis chromosome 4, Setaria_viridis_v4.0, whole genome shotgun sequence DNA contains the following:
- the LOC117853215 gene encoding formate dehydrogenase 1, mitochondrial: MAMWRAAARQLVDRAIGSRAAHTSAGSKKIVGVFYKAGEYADKNPNFVGCVEGALGIRNWLESQGHHYIVTDDKEGPNCELEKHIEDMHVLITTPFHPAYVTAERIKKAKNLELLLTAGIGSDHIDLPAAAAAGLTVAEVTGSNTVSVAEDELLRILILLRNFLPGYQQVVQGEWNVAGIAHRAYDLEGKTVGTVGAGRIGRLLLQRLKPFNCNLLYHDRLKIDPELEKEIGAKFEEDLDAMLPKCDVIVINTPLTEKTRGMFNKERIAKVKKGVIIVNNARGAIMDTQAVADACSSGHIAGYGGDVWFPQPAPKDHPWRYMPNHAMTPHISGTTIDAQLRYAEGVKDMLDRYFKGEDFPVQNYIVKEGQLASQYQ, encoded by the exons ATGGCGATGTGGAGGGCGGCCGCGAGGCAGCTGGTCGACCGGGCGATCGGCTCAAGGGCCGCGCAC ACATCTGCAGGCAGCAAGAAGATCGTGGGGGTGTTCTACAAGGCCGGCGAGTACGCCGACAAGAACCCCAACTTCGTCGGATGCGTGGAGGGAGCACTCGGCATCCGCAACTGGCTCGAATCGCAGGGCCATCACTACATTGTCACCGATGACAAGGAGGGCCCCAACTGTG AACTGGAGAAGCACATTGAAGACATGCATGTCCTGATTACCACCCCGTTCCACCCAGCTTATGTTACTGCAGAGAGGATTAAGAAGGCAAAGAACCTTGAGCTTCTTCTCACGGCTGGAATCGGCTCTGATCATATTGATTTGCCAGCAGCCGCTGCTGCAGGCTTAACTGTGGCAGAGGTTACTGGAAGTAACACCGTCTCTGTGGCAGAAGATGAGCTCTTGCGCATTCTCATTCTGCTCAGGAACTTCTTGCCTGGGTATCAACAGGTGGTTCAGGGTGAGTGGAACGTCGCAGGCATTGCCCACAGAGCTTATGATCTTGAAGGAAAAACTGTTGGAACTGTCGGGGCCGGTCGTATCGGCAGGCTCTTGCTTCAGCGTCTTAAGCCCTTCAACTGCAACCTGCTTTACCATGACAGACTAAAGATCGACCCAGAGCTTGAGAAAGAAATTGGGGCCAAGTTTGAAGAGGACCTGGATGCTATGCTTCCAAAGTGTGATGTTATTGTGATCAACACACCTCTCACCGAGAAAACAAG AGGCATGTTTAACAAAGAGAGGATTGCAAAGGTGAAGAAAGGTGTAATAATAGTGAATAATGCTCGAGGTGCAATCATGGATACTCAGGCAGTTGCAGACGCTTGTTCCAGTGGTCACATTGCTG GGTACGGTGGTGATGTGTGGTTCCCCCAGCCGGCACCAAAGGATCACCCCTGGCGCTACATGCCGAACCATGCCATGACCCCTCACATCTCTGGGACTACAATTGATGCTCAG CTGCGATACGCAGAGGGTGTGAAGGACATGCTGGACAGGTACTTCAAGGGCGAAGACTTCCCCGTGCAGAACTACATCGTCAAGGAAGGCCAGCTCGCCAGCCAATATCAGTGA
- the LOC117853213 gene encoding uncharacterized protein, which yields MEHTLLSRRFPTNPDEYKLYEEIGEGVSASVYRALCVPLDIMVAIKVLDLEKCNNDLDGIRREVQTMSLIDHPNLLRAYCSFTNGHQLWVVMPYMAAGSALHIMKTSFPEGFDEPVIATLLREVLKALVYLHSQGHIHRDVKAGNILIDSNGAVKLADFGVSACMFDTGNRQRARNTFVGTPCWMAPEVMQQLHGYDYKADIWSFGITALELAHGHAPFSKYPPMKVLLMTLQNAPPGLDYERDKRFSKSFKDLVATCLVKDPRKRPPSEKLLKHSFFKHARSAEYLSRSILDGLPPLGERFRELKSKEAELLLNNKLGQESKEQLSQKEYIRGISGWNFNLEDLKNAAALIDSSNGTCHLEVRDNKVRDDSHDAYNDPELIYQERVNHGASGRPEEDEIQEVEDLNDALSSSFPSRPLEALKSCFDVCGADDPDRTAAHSRVQPNVGPVPVLQFPKIEHCKSANCNGESLERSVSVPMNLGTSGCHKHSSGSLIPEQVLSPYMTADLERDEYCQRNPSIRNRSGPLLFRQMRDSRTHLSVAPEEPSEGKIIRRRGRFQVTSDSISQKVATSGCSSSRTNLPIGATRSNLKSSAILPTLQFLMQQNTMQKEVLSRLISSIEETSDDSEASTSGSYQSSGGPVREKELQSYVVQLQQSITELSDEVQRLKLRNNQLEQQIIALSKKDERLQTDDNQQ from the exons ATGGAGCATACATTGCTTAGTAGAAGGTTTCCAACTAATCCAGATGAGTATAAGCTATATGAGGAAATTGGAGAGGGTGTTAGTGCCAGTGTATACCGAGCTCTTTGTGTCCCACTTGACATTATGGTTGCCATCAAAGTTCTTGACCTTGAGAAATGCAACAATGACCTG GATGGGATAAGACGGGAAGTGCAAACGATGAGTTTGATTGACCACCCAAACCTTCTTCGTGCATATTGCTCATTTACAAATGGGCATCAGCTTTGGGTTGTCATGCCTTACATGGCTGCTGGATCTGCTCTGCACATTATGAAAACTTCTTTTCCAGAAGGGTTTGATGAGCCGGTCATTGCTACTCTGCTGCGGGAAGTGCTCAAAGCTCTCGTCTACCTACATTCTCAAGGACATATTCACAGAGATGTAAAG GCTGGAAACATCTTAATAGATTCAAATGGAGCTGTGAAGCTAGCAGACTTCGGAGTGTCAGCCTGCATGTTCGATACTGGAAATAGGCAAAGAGCAAGAAATACATTCGTAGGGACGCCTTGCTG GATGGCTCCTGAAGTCATGCAACAATTGCATGGTTATGATTACAA AGCTGACATATGGTCCTTTGGGATAACGGCGTTAGAACTAGCACATGGTCATGCTCCATTTTCAAAGTATCCTCCAATGAAG GTGTTGCTTATGACCTTGCAAAATGCACCACCAGGTCTAGACTATGAGAGGGACAAGCGGTTTTCAAAG TCTTTCAAAGATTTGGTTGCGACATGCTTAGTCAAGGATCCACGCAAGCGTCCTCCTTCAGAAAAGCTCTTGAAGCATTCTTTCTTTAAGCATGCTCGATCAGCTGAATATCTATCACGGAGTATTCTTGATGGCCTCCCTCCACTGGGTGAACGCTTTAGGGAACTGAAG AGCAAAGAGGCTGAGTTGCTTCTCAATAACAAGCTTGGTCAAGAGAGCAAGGAGCAGCTATCACAG AAAGAGTACATACGAGGCATCAGTGGTTGGAACTTCAATCTAGAGGATTTGAAGAATGCAGCTGCCCTT ATAGACAGTTCGAATGGCACTTGTCACTTAGAAGTCAGGGATAACAAAGTTAGGGATGACTCACATGATGCTTACAATGACCCAGAACTTATTTACCAGGAAAGGGTCAACCATGGTGCTTCTGGAAGGCCTGAAGAG GATGAGATACAAGAAGTTGAAGATTTGAATGATGctctctcctcttcttttcCAAGCCGCCCCCTTGAGGCACTAAA ATCTTGCTTTGATGTTTGTGGTGCTGATGATCCCGACCGTACTGCTGCTCATTCGAGAGTGCAACCAAATGTCGGACCTGTACCTGTCCTGCAGTTCCCAAAAATTGAGCATTGCAAAAGTGCCAACTGCAATGGTGAAAGTTTGGAAAGAAGTGTTTCTGTACCCATGAATCTGGGCACTAGTGGATGCCACAAGCATTCAAGTGGTTCTCTTATACCCGAGCAAGTTCTTTCTCCTTACATGACTGCTGATTTGGAAAG GGATGAATATTGTCAGAGAAATCCAAGCATCAGGAACCGTAGTGGACCTTTATTGTTCCGCCAAATGAGGGATTCACGCACACATCTATCTG TTGCACCTGAGGAGCCGTCAGAAGGAAAAATTATCCGTCGAAGGGGGCGTTTCCAGGTTACATCAGATAGTATTTCTCAAAAG GTAGCTACATcaggctgcagcagcagcaggacaaATCTACCAATTGGAGCAACACGCTCAAATCTCAAGTCATCTGCAATTCTTCCAACATTGCAATTCTTGATGCAGCAAAATACTATGCAAAAG GAAGTATTAAGTAGGCTGATTTCTTCAATTGAGGAAACATCTG ATGATTCTGAAGCAAGTACAAGTGGTTCATATCAG TCTTCTGGAGGGCCTGTTAGAGAAAAGGAATTGCAGTCGTATGTTGTCCAATTGCAGCAAAG CATCACCGAACTTTCTGACGAAGTGCAAAGATTAAAGCTCCGAAACAATCAG CTTGAGCAGCAGATCATTGCATTGTCGAAAAAAGATGAAAGGTTGCAAACAGATGATAACCAACAATGA
- the LOC117853216 gene encoding proline-rich receptor-like protein kinase PERK12, with amino-acid sequence MSDIAPSPSSSSSSEENGSADDNNNNDNNNDSSKAPPPRGSISSSSSGSGNSKGWSSPPPPPSSGGGSRSTPPSDSQDSSSSSPPPPSHLSPPKSSEPSPSPPPSPSSWSGGNSKSSPPPTPPSESSRNSGGGNSNSSPPPGRSSSSSPPQRSEGSSASPPPPPSPSSNQAPPNPSGGSPSKESPTHSSPSPPQESNDDQASSQPSSASPSPPTNQSIVFVPVPVSSKNSPPGAPSPPGLVSIAPGAAVGTLTSNNLSSSQETNASTAGNSSHSSVGSSGVGTSHVAAAIAGASITGLMFAMLAVFFIARRRKKKTDGLVYHNDGNNNLPSGQFGGSNPSGTVYPGTLPGFSYGPPPPSGPDSGGGGYYESGSMEPLGSKSSFSYEELTSITSNFSRDNVIGEGGFGCVYKGWLGDGKCVAVKQLKAGSGQGEREFQAEVEIISRVHHRHLVSLVGYCIAAHHRMLIYEFVPNGTLEQHLHGRGMRVMDWPTRLKIAIGAAKGLAYLHEDCHPRIIHRDIKSANILLDYSFEAQVADFGLAKLSNDTHTHVSTRIMGTFGYLAPEYASSGKLTDRSDVFSFGVVLLELITGRKPVDQTRPPGQESLVEWARPVLVDAVETGDLDAVVDPRLDGAYNMGEMIVMVEAAAACVRHSAPKRPRMVQVMRALDDEGSMSDLSNGVKVGQSRNYNDSGQQAAAIQQLRLTAFASEEYTGEFEQSGEYRGAYSETQPINRR; translated from the exons ATGTCGGATATAGCACCATCGCCGAGTTCTTCATCGTCAAGTGAAGAAAATGGAAGTGCCGATGACAACAACAATAATGACAACAACAACGATTCCAGCAAGGCTCCACCACCCCGCGGTTCAATTTCAAGTTCAAGTTCAGGCTCAGGCAATTCAAAGGGCTGGTCTAgtccccctccacctccaagcTCAGGAGGAGGCTCAAGATCAACGCCACCCTCAGATTCACAAGATTCATCGTCCTCTAGCCCTCCTCCACCGTCACATTTATCGCCTCCGAAATCGTCAGAACCATCACCAAGCCCACCACCTTctccatcttcttggagcggtGGCAATTCGAAGTCTTCACCAccaccaactccaccttccGAATCTTCTCGGAACAGCGGCGGAGGCAATTCCAACTCTTCACCACCTCCAGGCAGGTCATCGTCATCATCGCCTCCGCAGCGGTCAGAAGGCTCCTCGgcttcgcctccgccgcctccatctccgTCCTCCAATCAGGCCCCTCCAAACCCATCAGGTGGATCGCCGTCCAAAGAATCTCCTACTCACTCTTCTCCGTCACCGCCACAGGAGAGCAACGATGATCAAGCAAGTTCCCAACCTTCTTCCGCATCGCCTTCACCACCGACGAACCAATCGATTGTCTTCGTTCCTGTCCCTGTCTCATCAAAGAATAGTCCTCCGGGGGCACCGTCACCGCCCGGGCTAGTGTCCATTGCGCCTGGTGCCGCCGTTGGCACCCTGACGTCTAACAACTTGTCTTCATCACAAGAAACCAATGCTAGCACTGCCGGCAATTCATCCCATTCATCTGTAGGGTCATCAGGAGTAGGCACTAGCCATGTAGCTGCGGCCATTGCCGGTGCATCGATCACCGGTTTGATGTTTGCTATGCTCGCCGTTTTCTTCATtgccaggaggaggaagaagaagacggacGGACTAGTTTATCACAACG ACGGCAACAACAACTTGCCGTCGGGTCAGTTCGGCGGCTCCAACCCGTCGGGCACAGTCTATCCGGGAACATTACCAGGCTTCTCGTAcggccctccgccgccgtcgggcccggacagcggcgggggagggtaCTACGAGTCAGGCAGCATGGAGCCGCTGGGTTCGAAGTCATCCTTCAGCTACGAGGAGCTGACGAGCATCACGAGCAACTTCTCCCGGGACAACGTGATCGGCGAGGGCGGGTTCGGGTGCGTGTACAAGGGGTGGCTGGGCGACGGCAAGTGCGTGGCTGTGAAGCAGCTCAAGGCCGGCAGCGGTCAGGGCGAGCGCGAGTTCCAGGCGGAGGTGGAGATCATCAGCCGCgtgcaccaccgccacctcgtcTCCCTCGTCGGCTACTGCATCGCCGCGCACCACCGGATGCTCATCTACGAGTTCGTCCCCAACGGCACCCTGGAACAACATCTCCACG GTCGTGGCATGCGGGTGATGGACTGGCCAACAAGGCTCAAGATCGCCATCGGCGCGGCAAAGGGATTGGCATACCTGCACGAAGATT GTCACCCCAGGATCATCCACAGAGACATCAAGTCCGCGAATATTCTGCTCGATTATTCGTTTGAAGCACAG GTTGCAGATTTCGGGCTGGCCAAGCTCTCCAACGACACGCACACGCATGTCTCCACTCGCATCATGGGGACGTTTGG GTACCTTGCTCCGGAGTATGCGTCGAGCGGGAAGCTGACGGACCGGTCGGACGTGTTCTCCTTCGGCGTCGTGCTGCTCGAGCTCATCACCGGGCGGAAGCCCGTCGACCAGACGCGCCCACCGGGACAGGAGAGCCTCGTCGAATGG GCACGGCCGGTCCTCGTCGACGCCGTCGAGACGGGCGACCTCGACGCGGTGGTCGACCCCCGGCTCGACGGCGCCTATAACATGGGCGAGATGATCGTGATGGtggaggccgcggccgcgtgCGTCCGCCACTCGGCTCCCAAGCGACCGCGGATGGTGCAG GTGATGAGGGCGCTTGACGACGAAGGGAGCATGTCGGACCTGAGCAACGGGGTGAAGGTGGGGCAGAGCCGGAACTACAACGACTCCGGGCAGCAGGCGGCCGCCATCCAGCAGCTCCGCCTCACCGCCTTCGCCTCCGAGGAGTACACCGGGGAGTTTGAGCAGTCAGGGGAGTACCGCGGTGCCTACTCTGAGACGCAACCGATCAACCGGAGATGA